Proteins encoded within one genomic window of Gloeobacter kilaueensis JS1:
- a CDS encoding TonB-dependent receptor plug domain-containing protein produces the protein MSSLPVCISRSLLAIGLPVAGIVLTALPGFALPTAQELRQADLQAKDLMAQDLTSPQAAPVPRSSSATTQLAASEPSYVLDTVTVTGTLRQQKVREIPGSVYVIDQKEIEQKGARTVGDALRGVPGVVSNMFGQGADVHSTYFIRGLPTTSTALLIDGRSINNLNQEHVDLNELPVAQIDRIEVLTGGATTLYGSTAVGGAINVITKRPPKVFEGSAEVTFGSYGYSDYRVRVGGPISDNLRFDVYATTFKTASDYYYQVDRPGFTISGIRKSGAVDSSTYGFDLDWDIDPDSTLSFNSYYRQGGRGITLFALEDTRQAIPFFNPNHPELGVRTASANTLGLNEELVPRIFIDYYGAAATFNHKLGADKKSNLQVRVAYDRGRTTEFAFGEGDATDISVFSARLLHDWQISPGYNLSYGFDFIQEGGNSVTAGEGQVSLNYEATIGRPSFFALNTFKPADNVTLTAGLRASFGNSAFSRNFNRDFQGSIDPSIGVRWQVTPEFGLRGTFTKVYKTPNFNDLFGVGEIKGNPGLEPEKGSTWDVGFDWQPSRTSLIRMSYFINDIQNLLGYELIESGNAADAQLQALYGYAVNDRVRVNFPEVRTSGFELSASWQFVPRWTVFATETYTDARIGQGFKDVYNNTQYPLVPFHSGQAGVSYDNPSGWRAALFVNFQGYRSVDPLHIGPGFAVDPDVEGEEFVVNPSTGRFIQNIGALPPGTLLPGYATLNLSFQVPLTRNLTLTGYIDNLTSARYERNYGNGAPPINFTAGLRSSF, from the coding sequence GTGTCCAGCCTGCCTGTTTGTATTTCCCGTTCGCTGCTGGCAATCGGTCTGCCCGTGGCAGGTATTGTGCTCACCGCCCTTCCGGGCTTTGCCCTGCCCACCGCCCAGGAGTTGCGCCAGGCTGATTTGCAGGCAAAAGATCTGATGGCGCAGGATCTCACTTCGCCCCAGGCGGCCCCCGTGCCCAGAAGCAGTTCAGCGACGACCCAGCTTGCGGCGAGCGAACCCAGCTATGTCCTCGACACGGTGACGGTGACCGGTACGCTCCGCCAGCAGAAGGTGCGCGAGATTCCCGGCTCGGTCTACGTCATCGATCAAAAGGAGATCGAGCAAAAAGGGGCGCGCACGGTGGGCGACGCTCTACGGGGAGTGCCGGGGGTGGTGAGCAATATGTTCGGCCAGGGCGCGGACGTACACAGCACCTACTTTATTCGCGGCCTGCCCACTACCAGCACGGCATTGCTCATCGATGGCCGCTCGATCAACAACCTTAACCAGGAGCACGTCGATCTCAACGAATTGCCGGTGGCCCAGATCGATCGCATCGAGGTGCTCACCGGTGGGGCGACGACCCTCTACGGCAGCACGGCGGTGGGTGGGGCAATCAACGTGATTACCAAACGACCGCCCAAAGTTTTCGAGGGCAGTGCTGAGGTCACCTTTGGCAGCTACGGCTACAGCGATTACCGGGTGCGGGTCGGAGGTCCGATCAGCGACAATCTGCGCTTCGACGTTTACGCCACCACCTTCAAGACGGCCTCGGACTACTACTATCAGGTGGACCGGCCAGGTTTTACGATCTCAGGCATTCGCAAGAGTGGAGCGGTAGATAGTTCTACCTACGGCTTTGACCTCGATTGGGACATCGATCCCGATAGCACCCTGAGCTTCAACTCGTACTACCGCCAGGGGGGCCGGGGGATTACCCTCTTCGCCCTCGAAGACACGCGCCAGGCAATTCCATTCTTTAATCCCAATCACCCGGAACTCGGGGTGCGCACCGCCTCCGCTAACACCCTCGGGCTGAACGAGGAACTGGTGCCGCGTATCTTCATCGATTACTACGGTGCGGCTGCCACCTTCAACCACAAGCTCGGTGCCGACAAAAAGTCCAACCTCCAGGTGCGCGTCGCCTACGATCGCGGGCGGACCACCGAGTTTGCCTTTGGCGAGGGCGATGCGACCGACATCAGCGTCTTCAGCGCCCGCCTGTTGCACGACTGGCAGATTTCACCGGGCTATAACCTCTCCTACGGCTTCGACTTTATTCAAGAAGGCGGCAACTCGGTCACTGCCGGCGAAGGGCAGGTCTCCCTCAACTACGAGGCGACGATTGGCAGGCCGTCCTTCTTTGCCCTCAACACTTTCAAGCCCGCCGACAACGTGACGCTCACGGCGGGGTTGCGCGCTTCCTTTGGCAACAGCGCCTTCAGCCGCAACTTCAACCGCGACTTTCAAGGTTCGATCGATCCGAGCATCGGCGTGCGCTGGCAGGTGACGCCCGAATTCGGCCTGCGCGGCACGTTCACCAAGGTCTACAAGACCCCTAACTTCAACGATTTGTTCGGCGTGGGCGAGATCAAGGGCAATCCGGGACTGGAGCCGGAAAAAGGTTCCACCTGGGACGTGGGCTTCGACTGGCAGCCGAGCCGCACCAGCCTGATTCGCATGAGCTACTTTATCAACGACATCCAGAACCTGCTGGGTTACGAACTGATCGAGTCGGGCAACGCCGCCGATGCCCAGTTGCAGGCGCTCTACGGCTACGCGGTCAACGACCGGGTGCGCGTCAATTTTCCGGAGGTGCGCACCTCCGGCTTCGAGCTGAGCGCTTCCTGGCAGTTCGTGCCCCGCTGGACGGTCTTTGCCACCGAAACTTACACCGATGCCCGCATCGGCCAGGGTTTCAAAGACGTCTACAACAACACCCAGTACCCGCTGGTGCCGTTCCATAGCGGCCAGGCAGGGGTCTCCTACGACAACCCCTCCGGCTGGCGGGCGGCGCTGTTTGTCAACTTCCAGGGCTACCGCTCGGTCGATCCGCTGCACATCGGTCCGGGCTTCGCCGTCGATCCGGATGTCGAGGGCGAGGAGTTCGTCGTCAACCCGAGCACGGGCCGGTTCATCCAGAATATCGGCGCGCTTCCTCCCGGCACACTGCTGCCGGGCTACGCGACGCTGAATCTCTCTTTTCAGGTGCCCCTGACGCGCAACCTCACCCTCACCGGTTACATCGACAACCTCACCAGTGCCCGCTACGAGCGCAACTACGGCAACGGCGCACCGCCCATCAACTTCACCGCTGGCCTCAGAAGCAGTTTCTAG
- a CDS encoding IS110 family transposase, whose amino-acid sequence MQRDGSQNDYQLFVGIDVAALTVTAAWLLTHAKPTAAITLPQTPEGHCQLAERLLAVCPTAAEVLVVIEATGSYWMRLATFLALKGFAVSVVNPAQSHYFARALLKRSKSDALDAQTLAQLAAALQPGLWQPPPEIYYQLQQRLQHRDALLQQRQQLHNQLHALRQFPLVVAAVQASLEQLSHTFDEQIAQMEAQLEALLAQDSLWHQAATKLRTIKGIGSVTAGWVLVSTLNFGCCATVEAAVAYAGLAPRSHRSGTSLHRPERIGHAGNARLRTALYMASLSAIRCNQQIKSFYQRLRAAGKPAKVALCAAARKLLHIAWAVVKTDTPFDAEHGRLVCLQ is encoded by the coding sequence ATGCAGCGAGACGGTTCACAAAACGACTATCAGCTATTTGTCGGTATTGATGTGGCGGCACTCACTGTCACTGCCGCCTGGCTGCTCACCCACGCAAAGCCTACCGCTGCCATCACACTGCCCCAAACCCCCGAAGGACACTGCCAATTGGCCGAACGCTTACTCGCCGTCTGTCCCACCGCCGCTGAGGTGTTAGTGGTCATCGAAGCCACAGGCTCCTACTGGATGCGACTGGCCACATTTCTGGCGCTCAAAGGTTTTGCCGTCAGTGTGGTCAACCCCGCTCAGTCTCATTACTTTGCCAGGGCACTGCTCAAGCGTTCCAAAAGCGATGCGCTTGATGCCCAGACGCTTGCCCAACTCGCTGCCGCCCTGCAACCTGGTCTTTGGCAGCCGCCGCCTGAGATTTATTACCAACTCCAACAGCGCCTGCAGCATCGCGATGCCTTGCTGCAGCAACGCCAACAACTGCACAACCAGTTGCACGCTCTGCGGCAATTTCCGTTGGTGGTGGCGGCGGTACAAGCGAGTCTGGAGCAGTTGAGCCACACCTTCGATGAGCAGATTGCGCAGATGGAAGCTCAGCTAGAAGCGCTGCTCGCCCAAGACTCGCTTTGGCATCAAGCTGCAACCAAGCTGCGCACTATCAAAGGCATTGGGTCTGTCACCGCTGGGTGGGTGTTGGTGAGTACCCTCAACTTCGGCTGCTGTGCAACGGTGGAAGCGGCGGTGGCCTACGCGGGTCTCGCTCCCCGCTCCCACCGTAGCGGCACCAGCCTTCATAGACCAGAGCGCATCGGCCATGCAGGCAATGCCCGCTTACGCACGGCGCTGTATATGGCGAGCTTGAGTGCGATCCGCTGCAATCAGCAGATTAAAAGCTTTTACCAGCGGCTACGAGCAGCCGGTAAACCGGCAAAGGTAGCGCTTTGCGCTGCGGCTCGCAAACTCTTACACATTGCCTGGGCGGTTGTGAAAACAGACACGCCTTTCGATGCAGAGCACGGCAGGTTGGTTTGCTTGCAGTAG